In one window of Saprospiraceae bacterium DNA:
- a CDS encoding transferase hexapeptide repeat family protein, giving the protein MVYEFNGYRPVIHESAFIHPQAAVTGNVIIGRDVYVGPGAAIRGDWGKIIIEDGCNVQENCTVHMFPGITVLLKAAAHIGHGAIIHGATVGRNSLVGMNAVLMDEVEIGEECIIGALCFLKSGEKIPPRSMVVGNPGKVVKAVSDEMLAWKTEGTRLYQQLPAQCYESLRPCEPLRVLPTNRKEMQGDYKIWKKT; this is encoded by the coding sequence ATGGTGTATGAATTCAACGGCTATCGCCCCGTCATTCATGAAAGCGCGTTCATTCACCCGCAGGCAGCCGTCACGGGCAATGTCATCATTGGGCGGGATGTGTATGTTGGACCCGGCGCGGCGATTCGCGGCGATTGGGGGAAAATCATCATCGAAGACGGGTGCAACGTGCAGGAGAATTGCACGGTGCACATGTTTCCCGGCATCACCGTCCTGTTGAAGGCTGCAGCACATATCGGGCACGGGGCTATCATTCACGGCGCCACTGTTGGGCGCAACAGTCTTGTGGGCATGAACGCCGTGCTGATGGATGAGGTTGAAATCGGCGAAGAATGTATCATCGGTGCGCTGTGTTTTTTGAAAAGCGGGGAAAAAATTCCCCCGCGCAGCATGGTCGTGGGCAACCCCGGCAAAGTCGTCAAAGCGGTCAGCGACGAGATGCTGGCTTGGAAAACGGAAGGGACCCGGCTTTATCAGCAGCTGCCTGCACAATGTTACGAGTCGCTCCGCCCCTGCGAGCCACTCCGGGTGTTGCCCACGAACCGCAAGGAAATGCAGGGGGATTACAAAATCTGGAAAAAGACGTGA
- a CDS encoding acetyl-CoA C-acyltransferase, with translation MKEVFIVSAVRTPIGSFGGVLAGISATQLGAAAIKGALEKAGVATNEVNEVLMGNVVSANLGQAPARQAARFAGLPDNVPCTTINKVCASGMKAITIGAQSIMLGINDIVVAGGMENMSQIPYYLPNARWGLKYGNGELVDGLAKDGLTDVYNQKAMGVCGDATAAKYNISREEQDAFAIDSYKRAAAATEAGFFKSEIVPVTIPQKKGDPLQIVEDEEYKKVMFDKIPGLRPAFTPDGTVTAANASTINDGATALILASEEAVKRLGLKPIAKIRGFADAEQEPEWFTTAPTVAAPKALKMAGVSKNDIDFFEVNEAFSVVALAFEKVMEVPHNQTNVFGGAVSLGHPLGASGARIVTTLNNVLQQKNGKLGLAAICNGGGGATAIVIERVYF, from the coding sequence ATGAAAGAAGTATTCATCGTCTCCGCCGTGCGCACCCCGATTGGGAGTTTTGGCGGCGTTTTGGCGGGCATTTCCGCCACCCAACTCGGCGCTGCGGCCATCAAAGGCGCCTTGGAAAAAGCGGGTGTCGCAACCAACGAAGTGAACGAAGTCTTGATGGGCAACGTCGTGAGCGCCAACCTCGGCCAAGCCCCGGCTCGTCAAGCAGCGCGTTTCGCAGGTTTGCCCGACAATGTTCCTTGCACCACGATTAACAAAGTCTGCGCCTCTGGCATGAAGGCCATTACCATTGGCGCACAGAGCATTATGCTCGGCATCAACGACATCGTCGTGGCTGGCGGCATGGAAAACATGTCGCAAATCCCCTACTACCTGCCCAACGCTCGCTGGGGCCTCAAGTACGGCAACGGCGAACTCGTGGACGGCCTCGCTAAAGACGGCCTCACCGATGTCTATAACCAAAAGGCGATGGGCGTGTGCGGCGACGCAACGGCTGCGAAATACAACATCAGCCGCGAAGAACAGGACGCTTTTGCCATTGACTCCTACAAACGCGCAGCCGCCGCGACCGAAGCAGGTTTTTTCAAATCGGAAATCGTGCCTGTCACCATTCCGCAGAAAAAAGGCGACCCGCTGCAAATCGTCGAGGACGAGGAATATAAAAAGGTAATGTTCGACAAAATACCCGGCCTGCGCCCCGCTTTCACGCCCGACGGAACGGTGACGGCTGCCAACGCTTCCACCATCAACGACGGCGCGACGGCGCTCATCCTCGCCAGCGAAGAAGCCGTGAAACGCCTCGGTCTCAAGCCTATTGCCAAGATTCGCGGCTTCGCCGATGCCGAGCAGGAGCCAGAGTGGTTCACCACTGCGCCGACTGTCGCCGCGCCGAAAGCCTTGAAAATGGCGGGCGTTTCAAAAAACGACATTGACTTTTTTGAAGTGAACGAGGCCTTTTCCGTCGTCGCGCTGGCATTTGAAAAAGTGATGGAAGTGCCGCACAACCAGACGAATGTGTTTGGCGGCGCGGTATCGCTCGGCCACCCGCTCGGCGCTTCGGGCGCACGCATCGTGACGACGTTGAACAACGTGTTACAGCAGAAAAACGGGAAACTCGGCCTCGCGGCGATTTGCAACGGCGGCGGTGGGGCTACGGCGATTGTGATTGAGAGAGTGTATTTTTAA
- a CDS encoding rhodanese-like domain-containing protein has product MTNLKSYSPREAYAAYMLGSVLVDVRDGMSTKKKDVDVKQIVRLPFSELNQRFGELPPDRPVVIVSGKGSRGMEAAKFLLSHGYHDVAILEGGMVAWEQEGFPVR; this is encoded by the coding sequence ATGACTAATTTAAAGAGTTATTCTCCGCGTGAAGCGTATGCCGCCTATATGCTCGGTAGTGTATTGGTGGATGTGCGCGACGGCATGAGCACGAAGAAAAAAGACGTTGACGTGAAACAGATTGTCAGGCTGCCTTTCAGCGAGCTCAACCAACGGTTTGGCGAATTGCCTCCCGACCGGCCTGTGGTAATCGTTTCTGGCAAAGGCAGTAGGGGCATGGAGGCCGCCAAGTTTTTGCTTAGCCATGGCTACCATGATGTGGCCATTCTTGAAGGCGGCATGGTTGCTTGGGAGCAGGAAGGTTTCCCTGTGCGCTGA
- the hemE gene encoding uroporphyrinogen decarboxylase has translation MNPVHPKSSPHLFLRAAAGEATERAPVWLMRQAGRILPQYRTLRSRFPDFKAFVKTPEAAAEATIQPVDELDVDAAIIFSDILVVPEAMGLDYEMVEAKGPRFPKIIETRHDITALSSGTAAAERLDYVYEALKITKRELNGRVPLIGFAGAPWTILAYMTEGGGSKTFSKARRMLYAEPELAHSLLHKITDTTICYLKNQVAAGADLLQLFDSWAGELPPAHYRAFAVPYLRQICEALPEVPKTVFAKGAWFALEDLADLPCQVIGLDWSTTPEFAQTATRGSKVLQGNLDPCALYADTKTIEKETFAMLRAFGGRHIANLGHGVYPDTPLDGVRAFVETVKSAAWRTA, from the coding sequence ATGAACCCAGTCCATCCGAAATCCTCCCCCCACCTTTTTCTCCGTGCCGCCGCCGGAGAAGCCACCGAGCGCGCCCCTGTGTGGCTGATGCGGCAAGCAGGACGCATTTTGCCCCAATACCGAACCTTGCGCTCCCGATTTCCCGATTTCAAGGCTTTCGTCAAGACTCCCGAAGCAGCCGCCGAAGCCACCATCCAGCCAGTGGACGAACTCGACGTGGACGCGGCCATCATTTTCAGCGACATTCTCGTGGTGCCAGAAGCGATGGGGCTGGACTATGAAATGGTAGAGGCAAAAGGCCCGCGTTTCCCAAAAATAATTGAAACCCGGCACGACATCACGGCACTATCATCGGGCACCGCGGCGGCTGAGCGACTTGATTATGTGTACGAAGCCCTGAAAATCACCAAACGCGAGCTCAACGGCCGCGTCCCGCTCATCGGTTTCGCAGGCGCCCCATGGACGATTTTGGCCTACATGACGGAAGGTGGCGGCAGCAAGACTTTTTCCAAAGCCCGCCGAATGCTCTATGCCGAGCCGGAACTGGCCCACTCGCTTTTGCATAAAATCACCGACACGACGATTTGTTATTTGAAAAATCAAGTCGCGGCAGGTGCGGATTTGCTCCAACTTTTCGACTCATGGGCAGGCGAGCTGCCGCCCGCGCACTACCGCGCCTTTGCGGTGCCTTATCTGCGCCAAATCTGCGAAGCCCTGCCCGAAGTACCCAAAACAGTCTTTGCAAAAGGCGCTTGGTTTGCGCTGGAAGACTTGGCCGATTTGCCCTGCCAGGTCATTGGGCTGGATTGGAGCACCACGCCGGAGTTTGCCCAAACAGCCACTCGCGGCAGCAAAGTCCTGCAAGGCAACCTCGACCCTTGCGCCTTGTACGCCGATACCAAAACCATTGAAAAGGAAACATTTGCCATGCTCCGCGCCTTTGGCGGACGACATATCGCCAACCTCGGCCATGGGGTCTATCCAGACACGCCATTGGATGGGGTGCGGGCTTTTGTCGAAACGGTCAAAAGTGCTGCATGGCGTACAGCATAA
- a CDS encoding PIN domain-containing protein yields the protein MEKRKMPQQIKGIFQATMAGSNEIWIPAMVLAEVGYLAERKRISATVADVSKLVSTNQNFHFQELSADIVSLAFQIPDIPELHDRLIAATAHWLKIPLLTNDPAIQNSAAVQTIWA from the coding sequence TTGGAAAAACGCAAAATGCCGCAGCAAATCAAGGGCATTTTTCAAGCAACGATGGCTGGGTCGAATGAGATTTGGATTCCGGCAATGGTCTTGGCGGAAGTGGGTTATTTGGCTGAACGGAAACGAATTTCTGCCACTGTCGCCGATGTTTCCAAGTTGGTTTCCACAAACCAAAATTTTCATTTTCAAGAACTTAGCGCCGACATCGTGTCGCTCGCCTTTCAAATTCCCGACATTCCAGAATTGCATGATCGCTTGATAGCAGCGACGGCGCATTGGTTGAAGATTCCATTGCTCACCAATGACCCGGCAATTCAAAATTCGGCGGCTGTTCAAACCATTTGGGCATAA